The Oceanicaulis sp. nucleotide sequence GGCGCTCATCTTCACAGACGAGGTCACGCTCGAGGACGCCGGCGACGAGCTGATGATCTCGATCAGCGAGGAAGTCGAGGAAGTCCAGGTCCGCCAGCGTGACGTCACGCTCGACGACGTCGACCAGGTCGAACCGCCCCCTCCGCCTCCGGAGATCGAGCGGCAGGCGGCCGAGACGCCGAGCGAGGACATGTCCACGATCGTCGGTGAAATCCCGGCTTTCGAGGAGCCCTCTCTCACTGGCGACAATATCAGCTTCTCGGTCTCCGACCGCGACGCTCAGCCGCTGGTGCGTATCGAGCCGGAGTATCCCGTGCGGGCCGCCGAGCGCGGCGTGGAAGGCACGTGCGACGTGACTTTCGATGTGACGCCGGACGGGGTGACCACGAACATCCGCATCCTCAGCTGCGACAGCTCGTTGTTCGAGCGCGCCGCCATCCGGGCCGTGGAACGCTGGCGCTACCAGCCGAAGATCGTGGAAGGCACTGCGGTGCGGCGGACAGGCGTGGTGACGCAGTTCAACTTCCAGCTTGATGGATAGAATTGTGGTCTTCCGTGCCGGGTTCGCCGGACAAGGGCGACTGAATTCCAAGGAGCCGAGAATGGCGCAGAAAACAAAAATGTTTCGGATCTCCGACATCCTGACGGCAGGCTCGGCCCTTCTCGTCGCCTCCGCGGTCGCGCTCGCCGCCGCCGCTCCGGCGGACGCCCAGCGCAATCGCGACCGTGACGAGCAGTCGGAGGCCGAACAGCAGAACCGTACGCTTTCCGCGCGGGTCGGTGAGGCGGTCCAGGCGGCCGTCGAGGCGCAAGACGCCGAGCAGTGGGGCCAGATGATCCAGCTGCTGAACCCTCTGCTGAATCAGGAGATCACCCCGTACGAGCGTTCGATCGTCCTGCGACTGCGCGGCACGGCGTATTTCCAGCAGGACAATCTCGCCCAGGCCACCCAGGACTTCCTCGGGGTGATCAACACCGGGGCGCTGACCCAGGACGAGGCGAACACGCTGCGCATCAATGTGGGCCAGCTCTACATGGCGCAGGAACAGATCGACGAAGGCATTCGTCAGTTCGAACTCGCCATCGCCAACGGCGCGACCCTGAACACCCGCCTGGCCAAGATGCTCGCGACAGCTTACGTCCAGGCCGAGCGTTTCCAGGAGGGACTGCGCTATGCCGAGCAGTTCTATCGCGATGAGCAGAACAAAACGCTTAACGATTACAACCTGATGCAGTACTACTACACGCAGCTGAACCGTCCGCAGGACGAGCTGCGCGTGATCAGGGACGGTCTCAGCGCCTATCCCGGCGAACGCCGCTCCTGGCAAAACCTCGTGGCCATCTTCGCGCGGCTGAACCGTGAGGAAGACGCGTTCGAGGCCAACAAGCTGATGTACCTCAACGGCCTGTTCCAGGAGTGCAACGAGGTGTTCCGCCTCGCTCAGTACTACTCCGCCTTCGACGTGCCCTACCGGGGTGCGAGCATCCTTGAGCGCGCGATCAATTCGGGCCGCTGCGAAGGCGATCGCGAACAGCTCGAACGTCTCGCCAACATGTGGCGTCAGGCGGCCGAGTTCGACCGCGCCATTCCCGTGATCGAACGCATCGCGAGCCAGACCGGCGAGGGCGAGTGGTGGCTTCGCCTGGCTGAGGCGAACTATCAGCTCAACAACTTCGCCGAAGCGGAATCGGCGTTCGAAACTGCGCTCGAGCGTGGCGGGCTGGACAACGCCGGCGACGCCTGGATCCTGCTCGGCGACTCGCGTCTGAAGCAGGGCAAGCGCCAGGAAGCGCTCGCCGCCTTCCGTCAGGCGACGAACTTCCGCGGCTCGGCTCAGCGGGCGAACGGCTTCATCCGCTTCGTGACGAGCCAGATCGAAGGCGAACAGCGCCGCGCCGTCCAGCGTGAGCAGATCGTCATCGACGAATGTTCGCTCACGATCGCCGCCGAACGCCGTTCGCTGGTTCTGATCGGCGAGGTGGATGCGGACGGGAGGGTGACCTTCCCCGAAGGCGCCATTCCCGATCAGTGCTCGCGCTACTTCAACCAGCGCACGGGCGACCAGATCCGCGAAGCCGGCATGAGCGACGAGGAAGCCGCTCAGTACCAGGCCGAT carries:
- a CDS encoding TonB family protein, whose product is MASIIRLLIGVPIAGAITFLLFMLMQALIFTDEVTLEDAGDELMISISEEVEEVQVRQRDVTLDDVDQVEPPPPPPEIERQAAETPSEDMSTIVGEIPAFEEPSLTGDNISFSVSDRDAQPLVRIEPEYPVRAAERGVEGTCDVTFDVTPDGVTTNIRILSCDSSLFERAAIRAVERWRYQPKIVEGTAVRRTGVVTQFNFQLDG
- a CDS encoding tetratricopeptide repeat protein, which encodes MAQKTKMFRISDILTAGSALLVASAVALAAAAPADAQRNRDRDEQSEAEQQNRTLSARVGEAVQAAVEAQDAEQWGQMIQLLNPLLNQEITPYERSIVLRLRGTAYFQQDNLAQATQDFLGVINTGALTQDEANTLRINVGQLYMAQEQIDEGIRQFELAIANGATLNTRLAKMLATAYVQAERFQEGLRYAEQFYRDEQNKTLNDYNLMQYYYTQLNRPQDELRVIRDGLSAYPGERRSWQNLVAIFARLNREEDAFEANKLMYLNGLFQECNEVFRLAQYYSAFDVPYRGASILERAINSGRCEGDREQLERLANMWRQAAEFDRAIPVIERIASQTGEGEWWLRLAEANYQLNNFAEAESAFETALERGGLDNAGDAWILLGDSRLKQGKRQEALAAFRQATNFRGSAQRANGFIRFVTSQIEGEQRRAVQREQIVIDECSLTIAAERRSLVLIGEVDADGRVTFPEGAIPDQCSRYFNQRTGDQIREAGMSDEEAAQYQADQEAARQARAAAG